Proteins encoded together in one Lathyrus oleraceus cultivar Zhongwan6 chromosome 5, CAAS_Psat_ZW6_1.0, whole genome shotgun sequence window:
- the LOC127087764 gene encoding two-component response regulator ARR12 codes for MDDSTDLFPIGMRVLAVDDDPTCLRVLETLLRRCQYHVTTTSQAITALTMLRENKDKFDLVISDVHMPDMDGFKLLELVGLEMDLPVIMLSAYGDTKLVMKGISHGACDYLLKPVRLEELKNIWQHVIRKKKSDSKGKNKTSKPDNATSDSGSGLRSAGTENSDENGKLTKKRKDQDEDEDEDKENGNDNEDPSAQKKPRVVWSVELHRKFVAAVNHLGIDKAVPKKILDMMNVENITRENVASHLQKYRLYLKRISCVANQQASMVAALGSADQSYLRMGGSGHFHNNAFRSFSPSGIISNLNTPAGLNGHGFSPSGLLQLGQSQNLNNSSNDQFKFQSAITPVNQNILQGMPMSIGYDHLQNSKGVISVQSLNTDVKPSFPIPSQFPDQRPRVTASSFHPPSLGISNNALMSETHPEGKRGIGIGYESSSSSSLASQHSEFSFSMLDQGRRSDNWSNAGQLSGIQTNSFPSSECFRQTAIPPSDNMASLPLQGVYPGGQTHGSLADMHSQGGIFTNPPEYINSNLPFQGWEDHNQDASYHSNVTCGTINSLPPVNGAVVPPGQTPTNSTLHRSMDTKFCDSIQMKHAGFAECSSSRQPRANIVNQQQFSNNLGSLEYLASSMMEQEQDKMKLMGGDFICDNYSGGVSL; via the exons ATGGACGATTCCACTGATCTCTTTCCCATCGGAATGCGTGTTCTTGCCGTCGACGACGACCCCACTTGCCTCAGAGTCTTGGAAACTCTACTCAGAAGATGTCAATACCATG TAACTACAACTAGTCAAGCTATAACGGCATTGACTATGCTAAGAGAGAACAAAGACAAGTTTGACTTGGTTATCAGTGATGTGCACATGCCAGACATGGATGGATTTAAGCTGCTTGAGCTTGTGGGACTTGAGATGGACCTTCCTGTTATAA TGTTGTCTGCGTATGGCGATACGAAGCTGGTGATGAAGGGGATTTCCCATGGTGCTTGTGATTATCTGCTGAAACCTGTGAGATTAGAGGAGTTAAAGAACATTTGGCAGCATGTGATTAGGAAGAAGAAATCTGATTCGAAGGGGAAAAACAAAACCAGCAAGCCAGACAATGCTACTTCTGATAGTGGCAGCGGACTAAGATCAGCGGGAACAGAAAATTCAGATGAAAATGGGAAGTTGACTAAGAAAAGGAAGGATcaggatgaagatgaagatgaggaTAAAGAGAATGGTAACGACAATGAGGACCCGTCAGCTCAGAAGAAGCCACGAGTTGTTTGGTCTGTGGAGTTGCACCGCAAGTTTGTTGCTGCTGTAAATCACCTTGGCATTGACA AGGCTGTACCCAAAAAAATTCTTGATATGATGAATGTCGAAAATATAACAAGGGAGAACGTGGCTAGCCATCTCCAG AAGTATAGACTTTATCTGAAAAGAATTAGCTGTGTGGCAAACCAACAAGCTAGTATGGTGGCGGCCTTAGGGAGTGCGGATCAATCTTATTTGAGAATGGGTGGTTCTGGACATTTTCACAATAATGCTTTCAGATCTTTTTCACCTAGTGGGATAATTAGTAATCTGAACACTCCAGCTGGTCTTAATGGACATGGATTTTCTCCATCCGGACTACTTCAGTTGGGCCAATCACAAAATTTAAACAATTCTTCCAATGATCAATTTAAATTCCAGTCGGCCATAACTCCTGTTAATCAGAATATTCTTCAGGGTATGCCAATGTCTATAGGGTATGATCACTTGCAAAACAGCAAGGGTGTTATATCTGTTCAAAGCTTGAATACTGATGTAAAACCAAGTTTTCCCATCCCAAGTCAATTCCCGGATCAAAGACCCAGAGTAACTGCCTCTAGTTTTCATCCTCCAAGTCTCGGTATCTCAAACAATGCCTTGATGTCAGAAACACACCCGGAAGGAAAACGAGGTATAGGAATAGGATATGAAAgttcatcatcttcttcattaGCCTCTCAACATTCAGAATTTTCTTTCAGTATGCTGGATCAAGGTAGGCGTAGTGATAATTGGTCAAATGCTGGACAGTTATCTGGGATCCagacaaattcttttccttcaagTGAATGTTTTAGACAAACAGCTATTCCTCCTTCAGATAACATGGCTTCTTTGCCCTTGCAAGGGGTGTATCCTGGTGGTCAAACTCATGGTTCATTGGCAGATATGCACTCCCAAGGAGGGATTTTTACTAATCCACCTGAGTACATAAACAGTAATTTACCGTTTCAAGGATGGGAAGACCATAATCAGGATGCTTCTTACCACTCAAATGTTACTTGTGGAACAATTAACTCTCTCCCTCCAGTTAACGGTGCTGTTGTTCCCCCAGGCCAAACACCAACAAACTCGACCTTGCACAGAAGCATGGACACTAAGTTTTGTGATTCCATACAAATGAAGCATGCTGGATTCGCTGAATGCTCCTCATCGAGACAACCTCGAGCGAATATCGTTAACCAGCAGCAGTTTTCTAATAATCTCGGTTCACTGGAATACTTGGCGAGTTCAATGATGGAACAG GAGCAAGATAAGATGAAATTAATGGGTGGAGACTTCATATGCGATAACTACTCTGGCGGGGTATCTTTGTGA